CGTGGCGGCTCGCTCAAGCGATGATCTGTCCAGGGTTCGCCGACCGCCACGACCGTGTGCGTCGGTGGGGGTGGGAAACGGAAGGGGTTAGGCGGTGGAGATTCGCATTCCGGATGCCGCGGACGCGCTCACCGGGGTGGACATGTTCGCTGGTCTGGAGCCTGAGGTGCGGCAGCGGGTGATCGCCGCGGCGGTGCCGCGCACCTTCCGCAAGGGGCAGCTGCTGTTCGTGGAGAACGACCCCGGCGAGTCGCTCATCGTGCTGAAGCGGGGATCGGTGGCCATCTTCCGCACCTCCCCCACCGGCGAGCGGGCGGTGCTGTCGGTGCTGCGCCCGCCGGACGTGCTGGGTGAGGTGTCCCTTCTGGACGGTTCGGCTCGCTCGGCGTCCTGCGAGGCGCTGGAGGACTGCACCGCGCTGGCGCTGTCCCGGGGCGCCTTCATGGAGCTGGTGCACTCGAACCCGCGCATCCTCGACGCGGTCATGCGCTCGCTGGGCGCGCTGATCCGGCGGCTGACCGAGCAGAACGCCGACCACGTCTTCCTCGACCTGCCCGGCCGTGTCGCCAAGACGCTGGTCCGGCTGGCCGGGGAGAGCCAGGCGCCGATGATCACGATCGAGCTGAACCAGAGCCAGCTGGCCGAGATGGCGGGCGGCTCGCGGCAGAGCGTGAACCAGGCGATCGGCTCCTTCGCCAGCCGCGGCTGGCTGCGCACGGAGGGCCGCCGCATCGTCGTCATGGACGTCCCCGCCCTGCGCCGCCGCGCAGGCATGACCGACCGCTGACGCGTCGGTCCCATCGCACGGCTCTTGAAGACCTGCGGCCGCAGACACCCGCTGCGGCCGCAGGTCTTCAGGCGTTGTGGCCGGAGTGCGGCACGGGGCGAAGAGCTGTACTGAACCGCTTTACCTCGCGGACACGCGGCCCTAGTATGGGAGCGCTTCCATTGACGTCCGTTCGCACCGCCCGATGTGCCCGCATCGTTGTGGACGGACGCTTTCCCCGAGGAGTCTCCATGTCCCGTTCCCCACGGCGCGCGCTGCTGGCCGCGCTGGCGGCGGTCACGGCCACGCTGGCCCTGGCGCTGCCGTTCGTCGGGTCCCCCGCCGCGCAGGCGGCCGACCCGCGCGACAGCTTCGTCACCCGGT
The Catellatospora sp. IY07-71 DNA segment above includes these coding regions:
- a CDS encoding Crp/Fnr family transcriptional regulator; this translates as MFAGLEPEVRQRVIAAAVPRTFRKGQLLFVENDPGESLIVLKRGSVAIFRTSPTGERAVLSVLRPPDVLGEVSLLDGSARSASCEALEDCTALALSRGAFMELVHSNPRILDAVMRSLGALIRRLTEQNADHVFLDLPGRVAKTLVRLAGESQAPMITIELNQSQLAEMAGGSRQSVNQAIGSFASRGWLRTEGRRIVVMDVPALRRRAGMTDR